Part of the Rhineura floridana isolate rRhiFlo1 chromosome 8, rRhiFlo1.hap2, whole genome shotgun sequence genome is shown below.
aggggggaatggaaggagtgggagggaggatatAGATGGGAGGAGGGtacggcaggtttgatcatctacatgctttttgagttcaatgggatttactcctatgcaatcatgcttaggataggtgagactgacctggaggagggagggaagggaggggaggagactgggtgggtgggcactgggtggaGAAGTGAACAGTAACATTGTTtttagcatttcccccacctttttattctacagcaggcacatgtagtctcccacccaaatttaacccGAAGCTGTCATGCACACcacactttagatagtcatggcttccccaaagaatcctgggaagtgtagttagtgaagggtgctgggagttgctaggagacaccctgttcccctcacagagcttcaatcagagtggctgactgttaaaccactctggccactggagctctgtcaggggaataggagtctccttctcagcacccttcacaaagtacacttcccaggattctttgggggaagccatgactggctcaactgaaataaaggtctggcttggatgtggccccgattaggcaagccaagcagctgtgagtctggcttttagaacactgacagttggttcttaatgagcatACCCCTGCTTATCATTGATCTTAATgtcttaattaaaaattggccaggcatttttaaacttttaaactggagaagatgaaggtcagagtattgggaaaggtcagtaataggattagagctactctgtgaacatgtctgatttttaattaatttcaacaaattatgagaacactgacagaaaaaaagccagcaggtgtctggtttttttccttgttttacactttgaactctcaatcctctgactgttttgtgtatcaccatgaaaactgagagggttgttaagtgtttgagttcagaactatacattttgtaaggttttgttttgaaatgagcttatgggaatcatcagaatggcatgggggtattttcagtttaacattgtagaatgcaaaaaatccatgctggctatagtatacagccactcttgtggctatatagtAAGATAAACAGGCTGCCAAGTACAGGTTGACTATGCTACATCATACGTTCCTGAACCAATAGATAATTCTTTTAATAGTCCCAGCATCATCTCCCTGCTCCTcagcaaaatatttttgttctgTTCCAGATTTCTATTTAATGTTTTGTCTAGAAAACTTACTGGtcaatatttttttcaaattcaCCACAGAAACATAGCTCTATGTGGATATGATGCATACTAGAGGAAAAAGTCATTTTTGCTGACCTCCTATACTCAAATGTAACATCTTAGGGCTCAGAACTACAGAGCCCTTTCACTCTGAAAATGGATTCTTAACCCCAGGAATTACCACTACCGGTTGCCTATCTGCTGCCTCCAATCTTCACTTCGCTAACGTATGTCAGAAATAGTTAATTTTTGGAATTAAGAACACACATGATTTTTAGACACTTGAATATTCATTACTCGCTCCAACGTATTTCTACACTTCAGATGTTTACCTTACTCTGGGGAAGAGGAGATAAGTTCCAGATTTCATTATCTTTTTGTTGACTGATCTATTCAGAAAGCAGAACAGGGATTACACCACAGGGTACAGACTCAACTTTTTTTAGTCAATTCAGTTGTACGAAGCCAGGCTTTTTCCTACAACACAGGGCAGAATTTAGAATACCACCAGCCAGCCTAGGTTAATCCACACCACTTCTACCACCACAACCCCGATCATATCACCTATCCTACTCCCAACCACCACTCTAGCTACTATTGCTTTGAACCCCCTCCTTCAATTTTAAAAGGACCTCACCATCTCTGATTGTGTATTACTGCTGTTCTAGGTCCAGTTCTCAAACGCTGCATATTTGACTCCCATCCATGTGCAAAAATCACCTCTTCAACCAAAGATTTGTTAACAAAGGAAGCTGTCTTAATACCAGTATCTGTTGTCTACTCTAATTGGCAGTGattctgctacctgatccttttaactagagatagaAGTAGGGACACACACAAACCTATGTTCAGTGATGCAAGCACATAAATAGGCTAATGGACCCCACATGAAAGCACTGCTCCAAACACCTACATTCATGAAATTAAAGGAGCCACAgtctttgtaaattgtgtttcaaattttttttattttggaggaTCATTTCAGATATAAAAAGTCAAAATTCTTACATCAGTCTTTAAAAGAAAGCCATGCACACAGTTCAAAATGTTTACAACTTAAATGGTAGTTTTCCTTCAGATTTTTACTTCTCAGAAGCATATTGAGCAATTGTTCCAACATTTTGACAACAGCCCTGGTTAGTTTGCAGTAAGCATTCAGGATATTTCACTTTTAATAGCCTCTAAAACCTACATAAACACTCTTGCAATGTTCGTGTGGCATGTTCCCAATTAGCTATTCACTGCAACAAGCTTCCACTGCAGTACTTCAAGACCTGTTTATGCTTCTGACTTTGAAAACCATGTCTTAGAAGTCCAAGACATTGACTGCCCTGTGGAATCTGGTCCACGTCAACTTTTGTCTCCCTCCTTGTGAAGCCAGCTACAGGTTTAAAGGTCACTTAAGAGGGAACGTTGTTCTAGTTCCACAAGAAAGCGTTAGTATATGTCGTATTTCAATGCCAACCTTGAACCTCTTACTGGAATTATTTGATTAAGGTTTAATCTTGACAGAGGTCTTGGCTGTTATTATTTGACACATTCATGTTGCCCAGCCTACTCTTCCAAATGATGGAATTATGCAATGTTCACTTTTCTGGGTTCACTTGTTTATAGGTGAAAATGCAACAACTGTGGACCTTTGTCATTCCAGTGTTATGTTGCAAGACAGACTTTAGAAGTCAGTATGAATAAAGGGATTTATCTTACGTTGCATAGGCTGAAAAAGAGATCTGTACACCAATATATTTAAAACTGTATGTGGCACAGCAGCCTGGAGTATTTATAAGCCATCACCTTTGATTTGGTTAACACTGACAACTGTACATTTTTACATAGCACATAATGTTAGAAACCAACGTATTCATGCATTGCCAATATGTAGCTTCTATACTCTTGGCTTGGTTTTCTGTTCCAAAAGCAAAAGTTGAGATGGAAGCAGTTATAGTAACCAAAAACTAATAAAATTTGCTCTTACTTCCATCACTATGATGGAGAAGAGACATTTCTGAAGACACTGCCACGTAGTTAGTGATAACTAAATAATGAATGGAAGTGTGGGGCTAAATGCCAAACTgaaaatcaggacaaatgcaTTGTTAGGAACTAGCCAGTTCCCTAACTGATTATAACATTTTATATCAATGGGTCTGCCATAAGTCTGTACTATGTTTTTTTGACCATCTGAACCAGAATATGAAAAGTAAGGCTCTTCAAACACAAAACTGACGACAACACCCACTGCTCCACTCAAATTATCTGAAGCCAGTAACTCCTGGAGGTTCTAACCTGTGGCAGATGTTCGAATCTATCTACAGTTAATAGTACTTATGGCTCTTAAAGCAACACTCACAACCAAGCCTCTTACTGATGTTCCATGCTTAAATGCATTTATATGGCACAATCTATTATCCCCACATGTTTCTAGAAGGAAAGCTTATGGCACCAATATTTTCCCTAAAAATTGTAAGAGCATGTGGGTTAATTTATAGCAGCATTTTTACCCAATGTGTTGGAAGTTAGTGTGTAGGGTTGCCACCTTCTTCTCAGACgggtcttgtgcctttaacagttaaGTGAAAAACAGCAACTCTATAGGTGAAGATAGAGTGACTGGAAAAGATTCAGCTATTAATGTTTCTGCCCGTTACATAGCTATTAAGACAAAAATCTTAGGCAGTAACCTATTTGTGTGAGCAACAGAGTATTTACATTACCTTTTCTTTCCATTTTACACTATACACCAGTTGGATTATTTACAGTGGGTTTATgttacacagaaagaaagaaaagagatagCTTTCATAACAGAGGTAGTTCTTTACCTCAACCACAGTAATGACTTGAGGGATAAAGGGAAAGTTCAGTGTAAATGCATTGAGAGATTTCTGAAATTAGAACCTGTATAATTTAAAGAACCTCTATAGCCATGTTTTAATGGCAGACATTACAAAATAGGATTAGAGCCCATTTAAGTCTGTAGCCTGCCCTTTCCTTAAAGCTCAGGACAGTTATCTTCCCAATACTGATCCAATTCACATGTTCTGGAAACAGATTGGAAGAAGCTGGGATGGTCCCCAGTAGTGAATCAACACCTGCTGGAATAGCAAAGAAAGTAGTGCTGGTTTTGGCATGAGAACAAGCAAGTTAAGGGGTTGGCATGTTTGCGTCTTTCTGGAATCTGCTGGTTTAGCTAATAATTGTAAGCAAGAGCAGTGTGAAGGACTGGCAGAGGCTGATAAACTGGCACTACTCTGGTTAGGAGGTTTTTTGTAAAGTATTTGGGAGAACACTTCTTGACATGGAAGGCACTTCTTGTTCGTTTCCACTGCCTTTTAATTCCTCCAGGTAATTTTGTACTGAAGTAGGGAAATAAGGATGACTAGATTAAAAGAAAGTTTCCCAAAACGaacagtttttgttttttaggaAATTTAACAAAATTAAGCCAGACTCAAATGTCAACAAATTcactcttattttttttttaaatcaggtaCTTAAGATATCTATgcttttaaaaagccacaaaGAGGACCATTTAAGGCATCTTTAAGAATTCCCTGTATGGCTTTGGTTTGTAGAAATATTACACAttgctaaaaaaagaaagaaggtgtATGTCTGAACACAAAGTGTTCACACACTCAGAACTTCAATGACTATACACATAGCACATGACCACTAACACATCTCCCCTTGTGATGGTGAACAAAAAAGTAACTGAATTTTATCTTACAGTAGACGGCAGCCCAGAAGTCTGTGCAGGAGTAACATATAGAGAGTTGTTATCAGGATGGGAGGAGACCACAGAATTTCCATTGGTTGGTGAACACCCtagtttcaatttttccaaatacTCTGCATGTACAGGCTTGTGACACTGAAGGACCTTGATTGCATCTTCAACTTTAAACCACTCTCTCTTCCTTCCTATAAAAATGAAGGAGTAAATGTTACAAAGAGTGGACATTTTTAACCCTAAAATCTGTCAACTTTATCTATAGCAAATCCCAAACTACTACTTTCAGTAATGAaaaagaatgaggcagaaaaacgtGGTTGAAATACTCCCAAGAGACCCCCAAAGATCAAAACTTTCATTAAGAGCATGTTTCTATTTAGTAGTGGTAAGCAGAATCTGAAAAATACAGGTATTAACTACAGGCAGCCAACTCTATTCATGAAAATCCCAAGTTGTTCTTATGATGTTAAGTGCTGAATAAGGACCCTGAACATTTGGAGCTATAAATAAAGGCTTCTAATTACTGCAGTTGGCTGAATGGTTCAGTGTGAGACTAACAGGCTGGTGTCTACTTTTATTAATGCATTATGTTAATTATGTGCAAATTAACATTCAAATTAGTTTGCCCATCTGCTCCCTTGCCAATGAGCACGTGGCTTGCTCTTTATCTACTGTCTATTCTTTTTCGCCATTACCCTGTTCTGGTTCATTAAAAATGTGTGGCATTCTGAATATTACTCATTACAATAAAAGTTCTTTCAACACATTAGTACAGTTTATGAAGAGATGGCATGAAATGGAGTAGTAAACCGAAACACAAATTTATCTACATCCAGAAATTTTATGAATGCTATTAGAGCGGTGGCCAACTAAAACTCAGAGAAACTAACACCAGATTATTTACTTTGAGCTTTTTTAGTATTCCTTTAACTGTAATATATCTATAATATAACTTGCAGTATCATGCTACTTAAAACACCAGTTGTGTGAAAGCTGTCCTAAAAATAGCAAGGTTCTGATATTACATTACACAGCACATGCAGGGGTGAGAAAGGCTTGCCTATATTAACCGAATCCTCCCAGTCTTCCAGGATTTCAGTCACTGTAAGAACATAAACGTAAGTCCTATGTTTCCGGTCTTGATTCTGCTTCAGTGTGGAGAAGAGAGAATATACATATTAATTCACACTTGCAGCATTAAATTATTTACTTAAAATCTCTTATATCCTATCTTTCCATTAGGAAACAGCCTTCAAGGTGGCCAACACTTAAGCGCTGCAACATAATATATTAAAAGTCATTTGAAAGAAGATAGACAATAACTTTTAACTGTTAGTATAAA
Proteins encoded:
- the NUDT4 gene encoding diphosphoinositol polyphosphate phosphohydrolase 2 isoform X1, with product MMKFKPNQTRTYDREGFKKRAACLCFRSEREDEVLLVSSSRYPDQWIVPGGGMEPEEEPGGAAVREVYEEAGVKGKLGRLLGIFEQNQDRKHRTYVYVLTVTEILEDWEDSVNIGRKREWFKVEDAIKVLQCHKPVHAEYLEKLKLGCSPTNGNSVVSSHPDNNSLYVTPAQTSGLPSTYKITWRN
- the NUDT4 gene encoding diphosphoinositol polyphosphate phosphohydrolase 2 isoform X2 — protein: MMKFKPNQTRTYDREGFKKRAACLCFRSEREDEVLLVSSSRYPDQWIVPGGGMEPEEEPGGAAVREVYEEAGVKGKLGRLLGIFENQDRKHRTYVYVLTVTEILEDWEDSVNIGRKREWFKVEDAIKVLQCHKPVHAEYLEKLKLGCSPTNGNSVVSSHPDNNSLYVTPAQTSGLPSTYKITWRN
- the NUDT4 gene encoding diphosphoinositol polyphosphate phosphohydrolase 2 isoform X3, giving the protein MMKFKPNQTRTYDREGFKKRAACLCFRSEREDEVLLVSSSRYPDQWIVPGGGMEPEEEPGGAAVREVYEEAGVKGKLGRLLGIFENQDRKHRTYVYVLTVTEILEDWEDSVNIGRKREWFKVEDAIKVLQCHKPVHAEYLEKLKLGCSPTNGNSVVSSHPDNNSLYVTPAQTSGLPSTVR